From one Chryseobacterium sp. 3008163 genomic stretch:
- the rplF gene encoding 50S ribosomal protein L6: protein MSRIGKAIITIPAGVTVTEKDGVVTVKGPKGELVQELTEGITLEQEDGVLTFSRPSDSKQHRALHGLYRALVNNMIIGATEGFTKKLELVGVGYRASHSGQKLELALGFSHGIVLELPKEVVIDTLTEKGKNPIITLTSHDKQLLGMVSAKIRSFRKPEPYKGKGVRFVGENVRRKAGKSA, encoded by the coding sequence ATGTCAAGAATTGGTAAAGCAATTATAACAATTCCAGCTGGAGTTACTGTCACTGAAAAAGATGGCGTTGTAACTGTAAAAGGTCCTAAAGGAGAATTAGTTCAGGAACTTACAGAAGGAATTACTTTAGAACAAGAAGATGGAGTGCTTACATTCAGCAGACCATCTGATTCTAAACAACACAGAGCGCTACACGGTTTATACCGAGCGTTAGTAAATAACATGATTATTGGAGCTACTGAAGGTTTCACTAAGAAGTTAGAACTAGTGGGAGTAGGATATAGAGCTTCTCACTCAGGTCAAAAACTTGAGTTAGCTTTAGGTTTCTCTCACGGTATCGTACTAGAACTTCCAAAAGAAGTAGTAATCGATACATTGACTGAAAAAGGTAAAAACCCAATTATTACTTTAACGTCTCATGACAAGCAACTTCTAGGAATGGTTTCTGCAAAGATCCGTTCATTCAGAAAGCCTGAGCCATACAAAGGAAAAGGTGTAAGATTCGTAGGAGAAAATGTTAGACGTAAAGCTGGTAAATCTGCTTAA
- the rpsM gene encoding 30S ribosomal protein S13, producing MARISGIDLPKNKRGVIGLTYIYGVGRSTSSEILKAAGISEDKKVNEWNDDELAAIRNYITENIKVEGELRSEVQLNIKRLMDIGCQRGIRHRLGLPLRGQRTKNNSRTRKGKRKTVANKKKASK from the coding sequence ATGGCGAGAATTTCAGGTATTGATTTACCAAAAAACAAAAGAGGTGTTATCGGTTTAACTTACATCTATGGGGTAGGAAGAAGTACTTCTTCTGAAATCCTTAAAGCTGCCGGTATCAGCGAAGACAAGAAAGTCAACGAATGGAATGACGATGAATTGGCTGCAATCAGAAATTACATCACTGAAAACATTAAAGTAGAAGGTGAGCTTAGATCTGAAGTGCAATTGAACATTAAGCGATTAATGGACATAGGATGCCAACGAGGAATACGTCACAGACTAGGACTACCTTTAAGAGGCCAGAGAACGAAAAACAACTCGAGAACCCGTAAAGGAAAGAGAAAAACAGTTGCTAACAAGAAAAAAGCAAGTAAATAA
- the rplP gene encoding 50S ribosomal protein L16 has product MLQPKRTKFRRVHKMKMKGIAQRGNQLAYGTFGIKANEGAWITARQIEAARIAATRYMKREGQLWIKIFPDKPITKKPAEVRMGKGKGAVEYWVAVVKPGKIMFEIGGVSYEIAKEALRLAAQKLPVTTRFIVANDFVKPL; this is encoded by the coding sequence ATGTTACAACCAAAAAGAACCAAATTCCGTAGAGTTCACAAGATGAAAATGAAGGGGATTGCTCAAAGAGGTAATCAACTTGCTTACGGAACTTTCGGAATCAAAGCTAATGAAGGTGCTTGGATCACTGCTAGACAGATCGAAGCTGCTCGTATCGCTGCGACAAGATATATGAAAAGAGAAGGTCAACTATGGATCAAAATATTTCCAGATAAGCCTATTACTAAAAAACCAGCCGAAGTAAGGATGGGTAAAGGTAAAGGTGCTGTAGAATATTGGGTAGCTGTAGTAAAACCAGGTAAAATTATGTTCGAAATCGGAGGTGTATCTTACGAAATCGCTAAGGAAGCTTTAAGACTTGCTGCACAGAAATTACCAGTTACGACTAGATTTATAGTTGCAAACGATTTTGTTAAACCTCTTTAA
- the rpsQ gene encoding 30S ribosomal protein S17, with product MDRNLRKERIGVVSSNKMEKTIVVSETTRVKHPMYGKFVLKTKKYTAHDENNECTEGDTVLITETRPLSKSKRWRLVRIIEKAK from the coding sequence ATGGATAGAAATTTAAGAAAAGAAAGAATCGGAGTGGTTTCCAGCAATAAAATGGAAAAAACTATTGTTGTTAGTGAAACTACAAGAGTAAAGCACCCGATGTATGGTAAATTCGTTTTGAAAACGAAAAAATATACTGCACACGACGAGAACAACGAATGCACAGAAGGAGATACTGTATTAATTACAGAAACAAGACCTTTGAGCAAGAGCAAGAGATGGAGATTAGTAAGAATCATTGAAAAAGCTAAGTAA
- the rpsC gene encoding 30S ribosomal protein S3, whose translation MGQKTNPIGNRLGIIRGWDSNWFGGKNYGDRIAEDYKIRRYLEARLSKGGISKIYIERTLKLVTVTITTARPGLIIGKGGQEVDKLKEELKKLTKKDIQINIFEIKRPELDAVLVADSIAKQIENRISYRRAVKMAIASTMRMGAEGIKVQISGRLNGAEMARSESFKDGRIPLSTFRADIDYHIGEALTQYGKLGVKVWIMKGEVYGRRDLSPLVGQQKKGGPSGGGNRGGGDRDNRRPSRDKKNN comes from the coding sequence ATGGGACAGAAGACAAATCCAATTGGTAACAGATTAGGTATCATCAGAGGATGGGATTCTAACTGGTTTGGTGGTAAAAACTACGGTGATAGAATCGCTGAAGATTACAAAATCAGAAGATACCTTGAAGCAAGATTATCTAAAGGTGGAATTTCAAAAATTTATATTGAAAGAACACTTAAATTAGTAACTGTAACAATCACTACTGCTAGACCGGGTTTAATCATCGGTAAAGGAGGTCAGGAAGTTGACAAGTTAAAAGAAGAATTGAAGAAACTTACAAAAAAGGATATTCAAATCAATATTTTCGAAATCAAAAGACCTGAGCTTGATGCAGTATTAGTTGCAGACAGTATCGCTAAGCAGATCGAAAACCGTATCTCATACAGAAGAGCTGTGAAAATGGCAATCGCTTCTACAATGAGAATGGGTGCTGAAGGTATTAAAGTTCAAATCTCTGGTAGATTGAACGGTGCTGAAATGGCAAGATCTGAGTCTTTCAAAGACGGTAGAATTCCATTATCAACTTTCAGAGCAGATATCGATTATCATATCGGTGAAGCATTAACTCAATACGGTAAGTTAGGAGTTAAAGTTTGGATCATGAAAGGAGAAGTTTACGGAAGAAGAGATCTTTCTCCATTAGTAGGACAACAGAAGAAAGGTGGTCCTTCAGGTGGCGGAAACAGAGGAGGTGGAGACAGAGACAACAGAAGACCTTCTAGAGATAAAAAAAATAATTAA
- the infA gene encoding translation initiation factor IF-1, whose protein sequence is MAKQKHIEQDGVITEALSNAQFRVELENGHMLIAHISGKMRMHYIKLLPGDKVKLEMSPYDLSKGRITFRY, encoded by the coding sequence ATGGCAAAACAGAAACATATTGAACAGGATGGCGTTATTACGGAAGCACTTTCGAACGCCCAGTTCCGTGTAGAACTAGAAAATGGGCATATGCTTATCGCTCATATTTCTGGTAAAATGAGAATGCATTATATTAAACTTTTACCTGGTGATAAGGTAAAACTTGAAATGTCTCCTTACGATTTATCAAAAGGGAGAATTACATTTAGATATTAA
- the rpsH gene encoding 30S ribosomal protein S8, giving the protein MVTDPISDFLTRVRNAQSAGHKVVEIPASKIKKELTKILFDQGYILNYKFEDSAVQGTIKIALKYDKQTNKPAIKSIQRASRPGLRQYKGSTELPRVLNGLGVAIISTSRGVMTDKKAREEKVGGEVICYVY; this is encoded by the coding sequence ATGGTAACAGATCCAATTTCAGATTTCCTAACAAGAGTAAGGAACGCACAAAGCGCAGGCCACAAGGTGGTGGAAATTCCTGCATCGAAAATCAAAAAGGAGCTTACGAAAATCTTATTTGATCAAGGGTATATCTTAAACTACAAGTTTGAAGATAGCGCTGTTCAAGGGACAATCAAAATCGCTCTTAAGTATGACAAGCAAACAAACAAGCCTGCAATCAAATCTATCCAGAGAGCTTCAAGACCAGGTCTAAGACAATACAAAGGTTCTACAGAACTTCCAAGGGTATTGAACGGTTTGGGTGTAGCGATTATCTCAACTTCTAGAGGAGTAATGACAGATAAGAAAGCTAGAGAAGAAAAAGTAGGTGGTGAAGTAATTTGCTATGTTTATTAA
- the rplN gene encoding 50S ribosomal protein L14 has protein sequence MLQTESRLKVADNTGAKEVLVIRVLGGTRRRYASVGDKIVVTIKDSTPSGNAKKGQVSKAVVVRTKKAVRRKDGSYIKFEDNACVLLNAGGEMRGTRVFGPVARELRDKEYMKIISLAPEVL, from the coding sequence ATGTTACAAACAGAATCAAGATTAAAAGTTGCTGATAACACAGGTGCTAAAGAAGTACTAGTGATCAGAGTTCTGGGAGGTACCAGAAGAAGATATGCTTCAGTTGGTGATAAAATCGTAGTTACTATTAAAGATTCTACACCATCAGGAAACGCTAAGAAAGGTCAAGTATCAAAGGCGGTAGTAGTAAGAACTAAAAAAGCAGTTAGAAGAAAAGATGGATCTTACATCAAATTCGAAGACAATGCTTGTGTTTTACTAAACGCTGGTGGAGAAATGAGAGGAACACGTGTTTTCGGACCTGTGGCTCGTGAGTTGAGAGACAAAGAATATATGAAAATCATTTCATTAGCTCCTGAAGTACTTTAA
- the rpmJ gene encoding 50S ribosomal protein L36, whose protein sequence is MKVRASIKKRSADCKIVRRKGVLFVINKKNPKFKQRQG, encoded by the coding sequence ATGAAAGTTAGAGCATCAATTAAAAAAAGAAGTGCTGATTGCAAGATCGTTCGCAGAAAAGGCGTTCTATTTGTAATCAACAAGAAGAACCCAAAATTTAAACAAAGACAAGGCTAA
- the rplR gene encoding 50S ribosomal protein L18: protein MALSKLEKRIRIKRRVRGKISGSSELPRLSVYKSNKEIYAQLIDDKDGKTLASASSREKGVDANGTKSEISAAVGKAIAAKAIAAGIEAIVFDRNGFVYHGRVKALADGAREGGLKF from the coding sequence ATGGCACTAAGTAAATTAGAAAAAAGAATAAGAATCAAAAGAAGAGTAAGAGGGAAAATCTCTGGATCTTCTGAATTGCCAAGATTATCTGTATACAAGAGTAATAAGGAAATTTACGCTCAGTTAATAGACGATAAAGATGGTAAAACGTTAGCCTCAGCTTCTTCGAGAGAAAAAGGTGTAGATGCTAATGGTACTAAAAGTGAAATTTCTGCTGCTGTAGGTAAAGCTATCGCTGCTAAAGCTATTGCTGCTGGAATTGAAGCTATTGTATTTGATAGAAACGGTTTCGTATATCACGGTAGAGTTAAGGCTCTAGCTGATGGTGCGAGAGAAGGAGGACTTAAATTCTAA
- the rplX gene encoding 50S ribosomal protein L24, whose amino-acid sequence MSKLKIKRGDNVIITTGKKDIKGKTGEVIEVIKKEGKDPRVIVAGLNIVKKHVKPSASNPQGGITEKEASIHISNIALVNKDGKAIKVGYKIDGDKKVRIDKKTGETL is encoded by the coding sequence ATGTCAAAGTTAAAAATAAAAAGAGGAGATAACGTAATCATTACCACTGGTAAAAAAGATATCAAAGGTAAAACTGGTGAAGTTATTGAAGTGATCAAAAAAGAAGGAAAAGACCCTAGAGTAATCGTTGCAGGACTTAACATCGTTAAAAAACACGTTAAGCCTTCAGCTTCAAATCCTCAAGGAGGAATTACAGAAAAGGAAGCTTCTATTCATATCTCAAACATAGCTTTAGTTAATAAAGACGGAAAAGCTATCAAAGTTGGTTACAAAATCGACGGAGATAAGAAAGTAAGAATCGACAAAAAAACGGGTGAAACTTTATAA
- the rpsN gene encoding 30S ribosomal protein S14, whose product MAKESMKARERKREATVAKYAEKRKALKEAGDYEGLQKLPKNASPVRLHNRCKLTGRPRGYMRTFGISRVTFREMANNGLIPGVKKASW is encoded by the coding sequence ATGGCTAAAGAATCAATGAAAGCGCGTGAGCGCAAAAGAGAAGCTACTGTAGCTAAATACGCTGAAAAGAGAAAAGCTCTTAAAGAAGCTGGTGATTACGAAGGACTTCAAAAATTGCCTAAAAATGCTTCTCCTGTTAGATTACACAACAGATGTAAATTGACAGGGAGACCAAGAGGTTACATGAGAACCTTTGGTATTTCTAGAGTAACTTTCAGAGAAATGGCCAATAACGGTCTTATCCCGGGAGTGAAAAAAGCTAGTTGGTAA
- the rpsK gene encoding 30S ribosomal protein S11, giving the protein MAKQSKVVKKRKVKVEAIGEAHIQASFNNIIISLTNKNGEVISWASAGKMGFRGSKKNTPFAAQMAAENCSNVAHEAGLRRVKVYVKGPGAGRESAIRTIHNSGIEVSEIIDVTPMPHNGCRPPKRRRV; this is encoded by the coding sequence ATGGCAAAACAAAGTAAAGTAGTTAAAAAAAGAAAAGTAAAAGTTGAGGCTATTGGTGAAGCGCATATTCAAGCTTCTTTCAATAACATCATCATTTCTTTAACAAATAAAAACGGAGAAGTTATCTCTTGGGCATCTGCCGGTAAAATGGGGTTCAGAGGTTCTAAAAAGAACACTCCTTTTGCTGCTCAAATGGCAGCAGAAAATTGCTCAAACGTAGCTCACGAGGCTGGTTTAAGAAGAGTAAAGGTGTATGTGAAAGGTCCTGGTGCAGGTAGAGAATCTGCTATCAGAACAATTCACAATTCAGGTATCGAGGTTAGCGAAATTATTGACGTTACTCCTATGCCACACAATGGATGTAGACCACCAAAAAGAAGAAGAGTTTAA
- the rpsS gene encoding 30S ribosomal protein S19, with product MARSLKKGPFIHHTLDKKVQTNIESGKKTVIKTWSRASMISPDFVGQTIAVHNGKSFIPVYVTENMVGHKLGEFSPTRSFRGHGGNKNKGSR from the coding sequence GGACCATTCATTCATCATACTTTAGATAAGAAGGTTCAGACAAACATAGAGTCTGGTAAGAAGACAGTTATCAAAACTTGGTCTAGAGCATCAATGATCTCTCCGGACTTCGTAGGACAAACTATTGCAGTACACAACGGGAAATCTTTTATCCCTGTATATGTTACAGAAAACATGGTTGGTCACAAGCTAGGCGAATTTTCTCCAACAAGATCTTTCAGAGGTCATGGTGGTAATAAAAACAAAGGAAGTAGATAA
- the secY gene encoding preprotein translocase subunit SecY, with amino-acid sequence MKEFIQTLKNIWSLKELRDKILFTLGIILVYRFASFISLPAINLAEVGDLLEHYKNQGGNKQGAGLLGLLSSFTGGAFSHASVMALGIMPYISASIIVQLMGMAIPYLQKLQKDGESGRNTLNQITRWLTIGVCLVQAPSYLTSITQLFLPYAQFQSAYFVDPNSIMFWLPSIVILVGGSVFAMWLGEKITDKGIGNGISILIMVGILSRLPEAFVQEIAVQNGKGGLGSIMILVEVIFWMLVVLLAVVLSVAVRKIPIQYVSRAQARGGVNKNLMQGARQWIPLKVNAAGVMPIIFAQALMFVPGLLTKFDESNTFLAGFKNVFSWQYNVLFALLIIIFSFFYTAITIPVNQMADDLKRNGGLVPKVRPGKETADYLDDILSKITLPGAIFLSIFAVLPAIVHGSLVQTDAFALFFGGTSLLIMVGVVLDTVQQINTYLLNHHYDGLMQSKLSRSTGY; translated from the coding sequence ATGAAAGAATTTATACAAACCCTTAAGAATATTTGGAGCCTTAAAGAACTGAGAGACAAAATTCTCTTTACTTTAGGTATTATCCTTGTGTATAGATTCGCATCTTTCATCTCTCTACCTGCGATTAACCTTGCAGAAGTAGGAGATCTCTTAGAGCATTATAAAAATCAAGGCGGTAACAAGCAAGGAGCAGGTCTCCTTGGCTTGCTTTCGTCGTTTACGGGTGGGGCTTTCAGCCACGCTTCCGTGATGGCGTTAGGTATCATGCCTTATATTTCTGCTTCTATTATTGTTCAGTTGATGGGGATGGCTATCCCTTATCTTCAGAAGCTTCAAAAAGACGGAGAGTCTGGTAGAAATACATTGAATCAAATTACTAGATGGTTAACAATTGGGGTTTGTCTTGTACAGGCGCCTTCTTATTTAACTTCTATTACTCAATTATTCTTACCGTATGCTCAGTTCCAGTCTGCATATTTTGTAGATCCAAACTCTATTATGTTCTGGTTGCCAAGTATTGTTATCTTGGTAGGTGGTTCTGTATTTGCGATGTGGTTAGGTGAAAAAATTACCGATAAAGGTATTGGAAATGGTATTTCTATCCTTATTATGGTAGGTATTTTATCTAGATTACCAGAAGCATTTGTACAGGAAATCGCTGTACAGAACGGAAAAGGAGGTTTAGGATCGATCATGATTTTGGTTGAAGTAATATTCTGGATGTTGGTTGTTCTTTTAGCAGTAGTACTATCTGTTGCTGTCAGAAAAATCCCTATCCAGTATGTAAGCAGAGCTCAGGCAAGAGGAGGTGTTAATAAAAATCTTATGCAGGGAGCAAGACAGTGGATTCCATTGAAAGTTAATGCAGCTGGGGTTATGCCAATCATTTTTGCTCAGGCATTAATGTTTGTACCTGGTTTATTGACAAAATTTGATGAGTCTAATACTTTTCTTGCAGGTTTCAAGAATGTTTTTAGCTGGCAGTACAATGTATTGTTTGCACTATTAATTATTATCTTTTCATTTTTCTATACCGCAATTACAATTCCGGTGAACCAAATGGCTGATGATTTAAAGAGAAACGGAGGTTTGGTACCGAAGGTAAGACCTGGTAAAGAGACAGCTGATTACTTAGATGACATTTTATCAAAAATTACCTTGCCAGGTGCAATATTTTTATCTATCTTTGCAGTCCTTCCAGCAATAGTGCATGGGAGTCTTGTTCAGACAGATGCGTTCGCCCTATTTTTCGGGGGAACTTCGTTGCTAATTATGGTTGGGGTGGTATTAGATACTGTTCAACAGATTAACACATATCTGCTGAATCATCATTATGATGGCTTAATGCAGTCTAAACTATCAAGATCGACTGGATATTAA
- the rpmD gene encoding 50S ribosomal protein L30 has translation MATIKVKQVRSAIGRTKTQKRTLEALGFKKLHQVIEHEATPSILGMIAAVSHLLEVQK, from the coding sequence ATGGCAACAATTAAAGTAAAACAAGTAAGAAGCGCTATTGGTAGAACAAAAACCCAAAAGAGAACGCTTGAAGCATTAGGATTTAAGAAACTTCACCAAGTTATAGAGCACGAAGCTACTCCTTCAATTTTAGGAATGATAGCTGCAGTTAGTCACTTACTTGAAGTTCAAAAATAA
- the rplV gene encoding 50S ribosomal protein L22: protein MGSRKRESALARKLTNQDVVKALHNDCPTSPRKMRLVADIIRGVEVDKALSILKYSKKGASEKLEKVLLSAMANWQTKNDGADIEEANLIVKEIFVDSARQLKRLRPAPQGRGYRIRKRSNHITLILGTKEN, encoded by the coding sequence ATGGGATCAAGAAAAAGAGAAAGTGCATTAGCACGTAAATTAACAAATCAAGATGTAGTAAAAGCATTACACAATGATTGCCCGACATCTCCTAGAAAGATGAGATTAGTTGCTGATATTATCAGAGGGGTAGAAGTTGACAAAGCTTTAAGCATCCTAAAATATTCAAAAAAAGGAGCTTCTGAGAAATTAGAAAAAGTATTACTTTCTGCGATGGCCAACTGGCAAACAAAGAATGATGGTGCTGATATTGAAGAAGCTAACCTTATCGTTAAAGAAATTTTTGTAGACAGTGCAAGACAATTGAAGAGACTAAGACCAGCTCCACAAGGTAGAGGGTACAGAATCAGAAAAAGATCAAACCACATTACACTAATCTTAGGTACAAAAGAAAATTAA
- the rpsE gene encoding 30S ribosomal protein S5 — translation MLGLDNIERVKPGGLELKDRLVSVNRVTKVTKGGRAFGFSAIVVVGDEAGTIGFGLGKSKEVASAIAKAVEDAKKNLVKVPVMNHTIPHQSSARYGGADIFLRPASHGTGLIAGGAVRAVLESAGIHDILSKSKGSSNPHNVVKATFKALLDIRRPEEIARMRGVSLSKVFNG, via the coding sequence ATGTTAGGACTAGATAATATAGAAAGAGTAAAACCGGGAGGATTAGAATTAAAAGATCGTCTCGTATCCGTAAACAGGGTAACAAAAGTAACTAAAGGGGGTAGAGCTTTCGGATTTTCTGCAATTGTTGTTGTAGGAGACGAAGCTGGAACTATCGGTTTTGGTTTAGGAAAATCTAAGGAAGTTGCTTCTGCTATTGCTAAAGCAGTAGAAGATGCTAAGAAAAACTTAGTAAAAGTTCCTGTAATGAACCATACAATTCCTCACCAAAGTTCTGCTAGATATGGTGGTGCTGATATCTTCTTGAGACCAGCTTCTCATGGTACAGGTCTTATTGCCGGTGGTGCGGTAAGAGCGGTATTGGAGTCTGCAGGTATTCACGATATCCTTTCAAAATCTAAAGGATCTTCAAACCCTCACAATGTGGTAAAGGCAACTTTCAAAGCATTGTTAGACATCAGAAGACCAGAAGAAATTGCAAGAATGAGAGGAGTTTCTCTAAGTAAAGTGTTTAACGGTTAA
- the rplO gene encoding 50S ribosomal protein L15, with protein MNLNNIRPAAGSTFSSKRIGRGQGSGKGGTAGKGHNGQQARAGYSQKIGFEGGQMPLQRRLPKFGFRNVNRKEYRGINLDDIQNLIDTKSITGDITKEVLVQNGLATKNEIVKIMGRGELKSAVSISADKFTKSAEELISKAGGKAITL; from the coding sequence ATGAATTTAAACAACATAAGACCTGCAGCAGGTTCTACTTTTAGTTCAAAGAGAATTGGTAGAGGACAAGGTAGTGGAAAAGGCGGTACAGCTGGGAAAGGTCACAATGGTCAGCAAGCTAGAGCTGGTTATTCTCAAAAAATCGGTTTTGAAGGTGGACAGATGCCTTTGCAAAGAAGACTTCCTAAATTCGGTTTCAGAAACGTAAACAGAAAAGAATACAGAGGTATTAACCTGGATGATATTCAAAACTTAATTGATACTAAATCTATAACAGGAGATATTACTAAAGAAGTTTTGGTACAAAACGGTTTAGCTACCAAAAACGAAATAGTGAAAATTATGGGTAGAGGTGAATTGAAATCTGCGGTTTCAATTTCTGCTGACAAATTCACTAAATCTGCTGAAGAATTGATTTCTAAAGCAGGTGGAAAAGCAATTACCTTATAA
- the rplE gene encoding 50S ribosomal protein L5, with protein sequence MEYIARPKKAYHETIVPAMMEEFGYKSVMQVPRLEKIILSQGLGDATADKKIIDYAVEELTNITGQKAVGTISKKDEAAFKLRKGMPVGAKVTLRAQKMYEFLDRLTSSALPRIRDFSGIKADGFDGRGNYNLGITEQIIFPEIVIDKVKKIQGMDITFVTTAKTDKEAKALLTHFGLPFKKN encoded by the coding sequence ATGGAATATATCGCAAGACCCAAAAAAGCATATCATGAAACAATTGTTCCAGCAATGATGGAAGAATTCGGATACAAATCAGTAATGCAGGTACCAAGACTAGAGAAAATTATTTTATCTCAAGGTTTAGGAGACGCTACTGCTGATAAAAAAATCATCGATTATGCTGTTGAAGAACTTACAAATATTACCGGGCAAAAAGCCGTAGGTACTATTTCAAAAAAGGATGAAGCTGCTTTCAAATTAAGAAAAGGTATGCCTGTAGGTGCTAAGGTAACTCTTAGAGCTCAGAAAATGTACGAATTCTTAGACAGATTGACTTCTTCTGCTTTACCACGTATTAGAGATTTTTCTGGTATCAAAGCTGACGGTTTCGATGGTAGAGGTAACTATAACTTAGGTATTACTGAGCAAATTATCTTCCCTGAGATCGTAATCGACAAAGTAAAGAAAATCCAAGGGATGGACATTACTTTCGTTACAACTGCGAAAACAGACAAAGAAGCTAAAGCATTATTAACTCACTTCGGTTTACCTTTCAAAAAGAACTAA